A single region of the Sphingobium sp. TKS genome encodes:
- a CDS encoding DUF1192 domain-containing protein produces the protein MDMDNDLPRKADDPLAQLLRQDLGPLSVADLEARIIALEGEIARIQSKIESAVNHKASAEALFKR, from the coding sequence ATGGACATGGATAACGATCTGCCGAGAAAGGCTGATGATCCGCTGGCCCAACTGCTCCGACAGGATCTGGGCCCACTTTCCGTGGCCGATCTGGAAGCGCGCATCATAGCGCTGGAGGGCGAAATCGCCCGAATCCAATCAAAGATTGAAAGCGCCGTTAACCACAAAGCAAGTGCTGAGGCGTTATTCAAGCGATGA
- a CDS encoding NAD(P)H-quinone oxidoreductase, with protein sequence MAIEGPGPNETVPSEMTAIGIKVPGGPDALAPERRPVPVPGPDEVLIKVAAAGINRPDVMQRQGKYPPPPGASDIPGLEVSGVIVAAGGSAGQLVGRRVCALLPGGGYAEYAVAPAGQCLPVPDDYDLVEAAALPETLFTVWSNLFERAYVVEGDIVLVHGGASGIGTMAITLCKLFDIAIIVTCGSDEKCEQAKGWGADHAINYRTQDYVEEVKRITGGQGVQAVLDMVGGAYVPRNIQCLAEDGRHVSIAVMSGAKTEVFIPTIMSKRLTLTGSTLRPRSVAFKSLVADELMRVVWTFIEQGKLRPAIDSRFPLVEAAKAHGRMDAGDHFGKIVLTV encoded by the coding sequence ATGGCTATCGAAGGCCCAGGGCCGAACGAAACAGTGCCGAGCGAAATGACGGCGATCGGCATAAAGGTTCCGGGCGGGCCGGATGCGCTGGCGCCAGAGCGGCGGCCGGTTCCCGTGCCTGGTCCCGATGAAGTGCTGATCAAGGTCGCGGCGGCCGGGATCAATCGCCCGGACGTGATGCAGCGCCAGGGCAAATATCCGCCGCCGCCGGGCGCTTCGGACATTCCGGGGCTGGAGGTTTCGGGCGTGATTGTCGCTGCGGGCGGGAGCGCCGGGCAGCTTGTCGGCCGCCGGGTCTGCGCTCTGCTGCCGGGCGGGGGCTATGCTGAATATGCGGTCGCGCCGGCGGGCCAATGCCTGCCCGTGCCGGACGATTATGATCTGGTGGAGGCGGCGGCACTGCCGGAGACGCTGTTCACCGTGTGGAGCAACCTGTTCGAGCGCGCCTATGTGGTCGAGGGTGACATCGTGCTGGTCCATGGCGGCGCCAGCGGTATCGGCACCATGGCGATCACGCTCTGCAAGCTGTTCGACATTGCCATCATCGTGACCTGCGGCAGCGATGAAAAATGCGAACAGGCCAAGGGCTGGGGCGCGGATCATGCGATCAATTACCGCACCCAGGACTATGTCGAGGAGGTCAAGCGGATCACTGGCGGGCAGGGGGTGCAGGCGGTCCTGGACATGGTTGGCGGCGCCTATGTTCCGCGCAATATCCAGTGCCTGGCCGAAGATGGGCGCCATGTATCCATCGCCGTGATGAGCGGGGCCAAAACGGAAGTCTTCATTCCCACGATCATGAGCAAGCGGCTGACCCTGACGGGATCGACGCTGCGGCCGCGATCGGTGGCGTTCAAGAGCCTGGTGGCGGATGAGCTGATGCGGGTGGTGTGGACCTTCATCGAACAGGGCAAGTTGCGGCCTGCGATAGACAGCCGCTTTCCCCTGGTGGAAGCTGCAAAGGCCCATGGGCGCATGGATGCGGGCGACCATTTCGGGAAGATCGTGTTGACGGTTTGA
- a CDS encoding DUF1013 domain-containing protein, giving the protein MPHATASWLVDNTALSFDQIAEFCGLHILEVQAIADDTAGTKYTGRDPVRAHEITMEEIHKGESNPDYRLKMLKGPEPVRRTKGPRYTPVSKRQDKPDGIAWILRNHPEISDGAIGKLIGTTRTTIAAIRDRTHWNISNIVPKDPVTLGLCSQRELDALVTKAAKKAGIEAPTDSRLDGDREALINELRREREDATRRAEEALKSESDFISGAAKILDPFSDNKGHI; this is encoded by the coding sequence ATGCCCCATGCGACAGCCAGTTGGCTGGTCGACAACACCGCGCTGAGCTTCGACCAGATTGCGGAGTTTTGCGGGCTGCACATCCTGGAAGTGCAGGCGATTGCCGACGATACCGCAGGCACCAAATATACCGGCCGCGATCCGGTCCGCGCCCATGAAATCACGATGGAGGAAATCCACAAGGGCGAGTCCAATCCGGACTATCGGCTCAAGATGCTCAAAGGCCCGGAGCCGGTCCGCCGGACCAAGGGGCCGCGCTACACCCCCGTCAGCAAGCGCCAGGATAAGCCCGATGGCATCGCCTGGATCTTGCGCAACCACCCCGAAATTTCGGACGGCGCGATCGGCAAGCTGATCGGCACCACCCGCACCACCATCGCCGCGATCCGCGACCGCACGCATTGGAACATCTCCAACATCGTGCCCAAGGACCCGGTGACGCTCGGTCTCTGCTCGCAGCGGGAACTGGACGCGCTGGTGACGAAGGCGGCGAAGAAGGCGGGCATCGAAGCGCCCACCGATTCGCGTCTGGACGGCGACCGCGAGGCGTTGATCAACGAACTGCGCCGTGAGCGCGAGGACGCCACCCGCCGCGCGGAAGAGGCGCTCAAGAGCGAGTCCGATTTCATTTCGGGCGCCGCGAAGATCCTCGATCCGTTCAGCGACAATAAGGGTCACATTTGA
- a CDS encoding UDP-2,3-diacylglucosamine diphosphatase, whose amino-acid sequence MNVITRLPFLAELDDGADDKFAIPEREGKRRRYRTIWISDIHLGTRGCNAKMLIDFLDSVDSDTMYLVGDIIDGWRLKRRFYWPAAHNDVVWRVMKRAKRGTRVIYIPGNHDEMFRQFTGLSFGGVEIRRKAIHETVDGRKLLVLHGDEFDTIMLAHRWLAFIGDAAYTMLMRVNIIVNAVRQRMGLPYWSLSKMAKHKVKNAVEFISRFEEVVAHEAGSRGVDGVVCGHIHNAEIREIAGVEYYNDGDWVEGCTALVEHFDGRMEVLHWADEIARRTAEEPSRIAA is encoded by the coding sequence ATGAACGTCATCACACGCCTGCCTTTCCTGGCGGAGTTGGACGATGGCGCCGACGACAAGTTCGCCATTCCCGAACGGGAAGGGAAGCGTCGCCGCTATCGCACGATCTGGATTTCGGACATTCACCTCGGCACGCGCGGCTGCAACGCGAAGATGCTGATCGACTTCCTCGACAGCGTCGATAGCGACACCATGTATCTGGTGGGTGACATCATCGACGGTTGGCGGCTTAAAAGGCGCTTCTACTGGCCCGCCGCGCATAATGACGTGGTGTGGCGCGTGATGAAGCGCGCCAAGCGCGGCACTCGCGTCATCTACATCCCCGGCAATCATGACGAGATGTTCCGCCAGTTCACCGGCCTCAGCTTCGGCGGCGTCGAAATCCGGCGCAAGGCGATCCATGAGACGGTTGATGGCCGCAAGCTGCTGGTCCTGCACGGTGATGAATTCGACACGATCATGCTCGCGCACCGCTGGCTCGCCTTCATCGGTGATGCCGCCTATACCATGTTGATGCGCGTCAATATCATTGTGAACGCGGTGCGTCAGCGCATGGGCCTGCCCTATTGGTCGCTCAGCAAGATGGCCAAGCACAAGGTCAAGAACGCTGTCGAGTTCATCTCCCGCTTCGAGGAAGTGGTGGCGCATGAAGCCGGATCGCGCGGCGTCGACGGGGTGGTCTGCGGCCATATCCACAATGCCGAAATCCGCGAGATCGCCGGCGTCGAATATTATAATGACGGCGATTGGGTGGAAGGCTGCACCGCTTTGGTCGAGCATTTCGACGGCCGGATGGAAGTGCTGCACTGGGCCGACGAGATCGCCAGGCGCACCGCCGAAGAACCCTCGCGGATCGCAGCCTGA
- the clpA gene encoding ATP-dependent Clp protease ATP-binding subunit ClpA has translation MPSFAPALETTLHNALTHASERRHEYATLEHLLLALIDDEHASKVMQACGVELGELSDAVTQYLDSELDSLKVEGASDPSPTSGFQRVVQRAILHVQSSGKDEVTGANVLVALFSERESYAVYFLQQQDMSRLDAVSYISHGVGKGTAIPEQRETKGAQEEEKKVQDSKGKKDSALEQFTVNLNEKAARGKVDPLIGRASEVDRTIQILCRRSKNNPLYVGDPGVGKTAIAEGLARKIVEGEVPDVLKEAVIYSLDMGALLAGTRYRGDFEERLKAVVTELEKMPHAVLFIDEIHTVIGAGATSGGAMDASNLLKPALSGGTIRCIGSTTYKEFRNHFEKDRALLRRFQKIDVNEPTIEDTIKILAGLRSAFEEHHNVKYTPDAIKAAVELSARYINDRKLPDKAIDVIDEVGAMQMLVVPSKRKKTITPKEIEQVIATMARIPPKTVSADDKSVLETLDTDLKRVVFGQNRAIEVLSSAIKLSRAGLRDPDKPIGNYLFSGPTGVGKTEVARQLAHLLGIPLQRFDMSEYMERHSVSRLIGAPPGYVGYDQGGLLTDAVDQNPHCVLLLDEVEKAHPDLFNILLQVMDNGRLTDHHGKSVDFRNTILIMTTNAGASDMAKESIGFGEFTREDVQEDAVKKLFTPEFRNRLDAIVPFGYLPPEIVARVIDKFVLQLELQLADRDVHITLDDEAKAWLTKRGYDKLYGARPMGRLMQEKIKQPLAEELLFGKLVHGGEVHVRLKDDALAFEITPAAPKKGKKGSKAKPAESTK, from the coding sequence ATGCCATCTTTCGCACCCGCCCTTGAAACCACCCTGCATAATGCGCTGACCCACGCTTCAGAGCGTCGTCACGAATATGCGACGCTGGAGCATCTGCTGCTCGCGCTGATCGACGATGAACATGCGTCGAAGGTGATGCAGGCCTGCGGCGTGGAACTTGGCGAGTTGAGCGACGCCGTGACGCAATATCTCGACTCCGAACTGGACAGCCTGAAGGTCGAAGGGGCCAGCGACCCCTCCCCCACCAGCGGCTTCCAGCGGGTGGTCCAGCGCGCGATCCTGCACGTCCAATCCTCCGGCAAAGATGAAGTGACGGGCGCAAACGTCCTCGTCGCGCTCTTTTCCGAGCGGGAAAGCTATGCCGTATACTTCCTCCAGCAGCAGGACATGAGCCGCCTGGATGCGGTCAGCTACATCAGCCACGGCGTCGGCAAGGGCACGGCCATCCCTGAGCAGCGCGAGACCAAGGGCGCTCAGGAAGAGGAAAAGAAGGTGCAGGACAGCAAGGGCAAGAAGGACAGTGCCTTGGAGCAGTTCACCGTCAACCTCAATGAAAAGGCGGCGCGGGGCAAGGTTGACCCGCTGATCGGCCGCGCATCCGAAGTCGACCGGACGATCCAGATCCTCTGCCGGCGGTCGAAGAACAACCCGCTTTATGTGGGCGATCCGGGCGTGGGCAAGACTGCCATCGCGGAAGGTCTGGCACGCAAGATCGTCGAGGGCGAGGTTCCCGATGTCCTGAAGGAAGCGGTGATCTACTCGCTCGACATGGGCGCGCTGCTGGCCGGCACCCGCTATCGCGGCGATTTCGAGGAACGGCTGAAGGCAGTCGTGACCGAGCTGGAAAAAATGCCGCATGCGGTCCTCTTCATCGATGAGATCCACACCGTCATCGGCGCGGGCGCTACCTCTGGCGGCGCGATGGATGCATCGAACCTGCTGAAGCCCGCACTGTCGGGCGGCACGATCCGCTGCATCGGTTCGACCACCTACAAGGAGTTCCGCAACCATTTCGAGAAGGACCGCGCTCTGTTGCGCCGGTTCCAGAAGATCGACGTCAACGAACCCACGATCGAGGACACGATCAAGATTCTCGCCGGGCTGCGCAGCGCCTTCGAGGAGCATCACAACGTCAAATACACCCCCGACGCGATCAAGGCGGCAGTGGAACTGTCGGCGCGCTACATCAATGATCGCAAGCTGCCCGACAAGGCGATCGACGTGATCGACGAGGTCGGCGCAATGCAGATGCTGGTCGTGCCCAGCAAGCGCAAGAAGACGATCACCCCCAAGGAGATCGAGCAGGTCATCGCGACCATGGCCCGCATCCCTCCCAAGACCGTGTCGGCGGACGACAAATCGGTGCTGGAAACGCTCGACACGGATTTGAAGCGCGTCGTCTTCGGCCAGAACCGGGCAATCGAAGTCCTGTCCAGCGCGATCAAGCTGTCACGGGCGGGCCTGCGCGATCCGGACAAGCCGATCGGCAACTATCTCTTCTCCGGCCCTACCGGCGTCGGCAAGACGGAGGTCGCGCGTCAGCTCGCCCATCTGCTCGGCATCCCGCTCCAGCGGTTCGACATGTCGGAATATATGGAACGGCACTCGGTCAGCCGCCTGATCGGCGCGCCTCCGGGCTATGTCGGTTATGACCAGGGCGGCCTGCTGACCGATGCGGTCGACCAGAATCCGCACTGCGTACTGCTGCTCGATGAGGTCGAAAAGGCTCACCCTGACCTGTTCAACATATTGTTGCAGGTGATGGACAATGGCCGCCTGACCGATCACCATGGCAAGTCGGTGGATTTTCGCAACACCATCCTCATCATGACCACCAATGCCGGTGCATCGGACATGGCGAAGGAGAGCATCGGCTTTGGCGAGTTCACCCGCGAGGATGTGCAGGAAGATGCGGTGAAGAAGCTCTTCACCCCCGAATTCCGCAACCGCCTCGATGCGATCGTGCCCTTCGGCTATCTGCCACCGGAAATCGTGGCGCGGGTCATCGACAAGTTCGTGCTCCAGCTCGAACTGCAACTGGCCGACCGCGACGTCCACATCACCCTGGACGACGAGGCCAAGGCCTGGCTCACCAAGCGCGGCTATGACAAGCTCTACGGCGCGCGTCCGATGGGCCGCCTGATGCAGGAGAAGATCAAGCAGCCGCTGGCCGAGGAACTGCTGTTCGGTAAGCTCGTCCATGGCGGCGAGGTCCATGTCCGGTTGAAGGACGACGCCCTCGCCTTCGAAATCACCCCGGCGGCTCCCAAAAAGGGCAAGAAGGGTAGCAAGGCGAAGCCTGCGGAATCCACGAAATAA
- a CDS encoding glycosyltransferase family 4 protein has product MRIIIITDAWSPQVNGVVRTLQTMQAELEKMGHEVKVISPDLFGSIPCPTYPEIRLAFVRSTIMGQMIAAFRPDAIHLATEGPLCLAARRWCLRSGIRFTTAYHTHFPDYVAQRTGLPAAWFWRYIRWFHGPAEAVLVSTRSVRQQLRAHGLAQVRAWGRGVDLAAFTPQATPPAAFADLPRPIQLYVGRVAIEKNLEAFLASEHPGTKVVVGDGPARAMLEKAYPQAHFLGPMFGTDLAGAYAGADVFVFPSRTDTFGLVMIEALACGTPVAAYPVTGPVDIVTPETGALSDRLEHAIAAALLCDREICAAYGRSFSWERSAQEFLTGLHNIDPQALDSAA; this is encoded by the coding sequence ATGCGTATCATCATCATTACCGACGCCTGGAGCCCGCAGGTGAACGGCGTTGTCCGGACCCTCCAGACCATGCAGGCGGAACTGGAAAAGATGGGGCATGAGGTGAAGGTGATCTCGCCCGATCTCTTTGGCTCCATTCCTTGTCCGACCTATCCGGAAATCCGTCTGGCCTTCGTCCGGTCGACCATTATGGGCCAGATGATCGCGGCCTTTCGTCCCGATGCGATCCATCTGGCGACTGAAGGTCCGCTCTGCCTTGCGGCCCGGCGCTGGTGCCTGCGCAGCGGCATCCGCTTCACCACCGCCTATCACACGCATTTCCCAGACTATGTGGCGCAGCGTACCGGCCTGCCCGCAGCCTGGTTCTGGCGCTATATCCGCTGGTTTCATGGCCCTGCCGAAGCGGTGCTGGTGTCGACCCGTTCGGTGCGGCAGCAACTCCGCGCCCATGGGCTGGCACAGGTGCGCGCCTGGGGCCGGGGAGTGGACCTTGCCGCCTTCACGCCACAAGCGACGCCGCCCGCCGCCTTTGCCGACCTGCCGCGTCCGATCCAGCTCTATGTCGGGCGGGTCGCGATCGAGAAGAATCTGGAAGCCTTCCTCGCCAGCGAGCATCCCGGCACCAAGGTCGTGGTGGGTGACGGCCCGGCCCGCGCCATGCTGGAAAAAGCTTATCCGCAGGCGCATTTTCTGGGGCCGATGTTCGGCACCGATCTGGCCGGCGCTTATGCCGGTGCCGATGTCTTCGTCTTTCCCAGCCGCACCGATACTTTCGGCCTGGTCATGATCGAGGCGCTGGCTTGCGGCACGCCGGTGGCGGCCTATCCCGTCACCGGCCCTGTCGACATCGTCACCCCGGAAACCGGCGCATTGTCCGACCGGCTGGAGCATGCCATCGCCGCCGCGCTCCTCTGCGACCGCGAAATCTGCGCCGCCTATGGCCGGAGCTTTAGCTGGGAACGCAGCGCGCAGGAATTTCTGACCGGCCTGCACAATATCGATCCCCAGGCGCTCGACAGCGCCGCCTGA